The Scatophagus argus isolate fScaArg1 chromosome 4, fScaArg1.pri, whole genome shotgun sequence DNA window ACCCACACTGTAGCCGATCACAAAGATGGTCGATGTATGGCAGTAGCCTCCCTACAGCtctaaagacacacacaatacCGTGCATCGATAGATTTCACGTCCACAAGACAAGCTTTAAAAGCAGAAAGCAACTGCGGCCACGCTGCACTCTGTATATTTGCAAGGCAATCctgtttaatcatttttaaattagcCCTACGTAGACCAAGGTGGCTTAACCTACATATAAACAATGCAGGTTAGACTATAGGTAGGTCCTTCAACACGGCTATGATCGCCAGGATGATTGCGCAAAAACACAAACCGTGCGTAAAATCCACAGAATcagctgcatttcatttatCACATTAAACGCAATCGAAATAAAGACTGTTGCGATTACATGAGAGCGATTTAAAACAAACCATCAGCTCAGTGCGCCACATTGTTGAGAATGGTTCATTGAGCATATTTGAttataaaaacagagaaaacgaGGTGTCGAAACATTTCAGCGTTTCTATGAAGCGCTGCGACGAGTCGTTTGTTTCTGTTGCCTAATGTGCTTTGCCAGCCTGGTAATTATTTCGTACACACTCGTCCTGTGGGGCATCTCTCTTTGCGAGGCAGcgatgtgaaaataaatgccACAACATTTGCAAATCATCTATCTTGCGGTTTTCGAGCTGGCGCCGTGATAAGCCTGAACAAATAAAGTGGGATCTCCCAGCTTGCCAAGCAGGCAGGTAGAGCCAGAATAGGCACCAGCGGAGCCCCCTTTTTGTTGGCACGCCGTGGAAAAAAACACCACCGTAGCGCCGAAAACCCTTGCGATCCCTGCAGCAGCTGCGAGAAAAACGATCCGATCAAATCAGACACGCAAAGCGGCCCCGTTGCGCGTTTAAAATCCACCTTAAAGAGAAATAGTTTCTTTTAAATACCTTATTACATCGGTAGGATCGTTCTCAAGCGTTCTTTACCATCCTCTTGCTCATCTCACAGCCTTCGGGACGCCATGTTGCAAGCTTATGACGTTAGGCTTCCTCACCCCTGACCCACATTTGAATAGAAACCAGCCCAGAgtgaagcagagaaaacatcCCACTGTGGGAGGGTTTGGCCACTTTCTCAAACCCAGGACCCCTGGCACATTTACCTGCAAGatggcaaagagagagagggacagaaagaaaagaaggaagaaataaaagaaagaggaaaggacaTGCCGTGAGTTCAGACTGTGGTTTCGGCCTTCGCCCAGCACCACCACTCAGCCATGGTCCCACACTGCTGAATGGAGGTCTACGCTGCAAAAAGAAACGACTGATTTGACTAAGTTCTcttcttaaattaaaattaacattGTAATAAACCATATATTTCATGAAGCCGGGGGGAGGTGGGGCGAAACCAGCAAGTTTCGGGTGCAGCTTCAACTAAATGCAATCATACAGCCAGGAGGCTGAAGTGATGTAAATCAGCCGGGCATTTGCATTTCGTGAGAGAAAATGTTGTATGTCATTTATTTgaacttgtttttaaaaatcgGTACAGGGGTGCACATTAAATAACTGGACACTTTTCTGCAGTGTTCGCTGCGGTTCACTGCGAACTCAAGATATTAGTACTCTGCAATGCAACACGCAATGTGTCTAATCACTTACTGCGATCACCAGTGAGAAATACATCAACCCTGATATCACTTTATCAGTTTGACTTGAGATAATAACTGTGATTCGAGACGTCACATTTGAACTCAAAGataaaactgatcaaaacaCAACTGGTGGTCAGAGATatcagcagaaagaaaaggacagagagagagagagagatggtcgTGGTTCCCAAAGTGGGCACCAGATGTGCGGAAGTGTGGGGATCTGCTGGCTCCACCTCTTAGCACAGAGGACCCAGACCAGCCCTCAGCCAATAGAAAACAGGATTCGACCTATTGATGGGTCTCACCTACATACCTCTTTATTTTTGGACCTCTCGATAAGATTACCTTGATGATCACCTGGCCGCAGATGATAATGAACGCTCGTGCCCAGAGCCTGCAAGCTGCTACAGTGACTCAGATCGATGTGGATACGGTTTCAGTTCAGTCTGCCATGCTTTATGCTTATGGTTCACATTCCATGCATATGGAAGTTATGGCGCCGTGCCAAAGGGCTCTCCTGCCGCTTTGTGGCTGCAGCGGGAACTGCGTCCTCTGCGGGCAAACGGCGCACTGAGTTGCATAATCAAGACGCActgggtgtgtttctgtgggtatCAGTATCAGAGTCACACAGAAATTAAGTAGAGTCGACTAATCTCCTCTCATCAGTTTACCGTATATATACAAGTTTCTTCTGCGCAAGCTAAGCCTTCTACTGTCTATTTTCAGACCATTTCACAACTCATTAAAATGAGTTCTACTTTATTATATTAGCAGACTATATAtacttcccagcatgcattttGTGAGAGTTACAACCCCGCTGACGTTCTTCTTTTTTGTAGTTTCAACCAAATACAAAAAACGCGCAGTATGTctttaatacatttgaaaataagcCATGGTGGGATTTTTCACAATGATGAAAAAGATTTGTATTAAATTCAGTCTCTACACCCCCACGCCTCCCAGCTTACTTtgaagagggaaaagaaaaaatgtgtgaaatgacaagcCGACTCTTCAgactgagaaaatgtgaaaggaATTTAAATGTCAATGGTCACACTATTGACTCAACCCTATCCCTTAAGGTTATTGAACACGTTTTCCAAAGTTTGGTTAATACAATTGGATTCACGAAAAAGAAGACTTTGGACTATGTATTCAGCTTACGTTAACGCAAATGTTTAACGCAGCAGCTGTGCTTATATGTTTAAGTTGAAGCAGACCCACATTTAATAACGTGGGTCTGTGTGGGCTACCATTTAGGCTACTATAGAAATCTGCTTAGGTAATGTGCAAGGAAGACAATACTGCTGAAAGATGTTAAAGGCTTAGCAGAACAAACAATAAGTCGACACGTTTAGTCgtgacatttttcacatttgtttcgGTTAAGGATTTTCGAGAGACTCTAATAGCCTAATAAATATGgtgacaaaaacatcatcatgcCTTAAAGTATTACACAAAGTTGGCACAGTTCAGTTTTAGTTATTGACaatctttaatttttatttaggagtgcaaaacataacaaatagACTAAgtcttcatttcttttatttccatccTTTATTTGTGGAACATTTAGACTAAACGATGAGCAAAGACCCGAAAGGCATGTTGAGAACAATAGTGGAAATTAcaaaggtgtaaaaaaaaaaaaagagtcgTTAGAAGCTCTGAGTACAAGGTGAAATGTTTCCAACGTTTTCctagaaaataaaagtctgagCTTGTCCTCAGAATTCAAAAGCTGGCGTGCATccatatggaaaaaaaatgggggaaaaaagcctTGATTAGTTTGCTTTTGTTGGCACTGGTTTCAAACAACGTGCACTTAGAAATCCATCCTTTCAGTCCTTAGGTTATTTACGCAGGAACTGTGTGTCTTTCGGGGCAAGTCGTCCAGGATGCCGCCttacaaagagagagagagagagaaaagtccAGTTTCAAAATTAATCTATTCCTTCTTATTGCGAAAGCAACTCAACACTTAGGAGATTTGCCCTTTGGCATGCAAAAGGCAGCAAGATAAAGAATTCCCAGCAAGatccaacaaaaaaaagaatacgTGAAAGCATATCAGCCAAAACAAACGTGCATACTGAGCAAAGACAAATCGTGAAAAGTGGTAGACCTGTGGAGGGCCACTCAGAATATTGTCTGTATGACCCATATTTAGGTCTTAAGTGTCGTTCTGGGATCACGCAAAcacaaataattcaaaaataaataccaAGATCTGTTAAGTGATTCTGGGTTCGTATAATTGTGTGAATTCTTAGAAACCTGAATTTAAATATCATGCAAGTCATCTTTGGTAACACGTGCACGTGCAGACCCCTCAAGCAGCATCAGCCTCTCACCTCCTTTTGCAGCACCCTCTCCACACCTTGGTGAGCAGCGTCGCTCTGAGCGCAGCGCACCCTCTGATGTACAGGATGGGGGTCAGAGAAGCATTAATTCGGGGCAAAATGCGAGTAGGGTCAGTGCCTTCATTTTTAAAGGTGAAACAGGGTGAACCAGTGAAGTTGCAGATCATAACATAACAGAAAATAGGAAGCCACGTCCCTAAGAAAAACGCAGCCACCACCAGTATGAGATGCACCGATGCGCgcttgctgtctctctcctcagaCGGGGGCTCCCTCTCCAGCTGGAACCTGGCAATGATGAACAGTCTAATATTCAGCCCTATCATTATAATCACCATGAATATGTTCCCCACAAACGTCCCAATGCTCGTGATCTTTTTGGCTACCCCTACTGTGACCATGTTGTGCACACCCACCATGAAGAAAGCGTAGACCCAGTATAAAACGATGACCATCATGGTCCTGTTTCGGGTCATGCGCTGCGAATATTTAAAAGGTTCCACCACTGCGTGGTACCTGTCCGCCTGCGCGGCCAGAATGGCCATGTAAGACAGCCCGAGAAATGTGGGTACGATGTGAAAGGTTCTCGTAGGGGAGTCGAAAGCATCCTTCACATCGAGCACGCCCACATAATAATAAGACACGCCGGTGCAGATGTCACTGAGGCAGGTGCTCAGCATGTACATGAAGCGGTTCTCGCTGCGCAGCGCCTGGTTCAGCAGaatggacagagacacagacacgtTGAGGAAAATGATGGCTGTAGCCAGGAAAATACTGAAGAGAAGAATCAGCACATTACCAAAACTGGTGAGCGGAAGCAAAAAAGACAAACGCTGGCTGCTGTTACTCATCGGTGCGGAGAAAACGTGTCTGCAacttctgtgtgtctttgtgttgcaCGTCTTCATTGCACAGCAAAGCATCTGAGGGGGTTTACGTCTGCTCTGATTTATCTAGGAAGTCAAGTTTGCAGGCAGACGTACACCTGGGTAATTCCCATGGACAACAAGTCAACAAGCCcctgacaacaacacacagaggTCAATAACTTATTAAAATAACTGCGTTAACATGTATGATTCTACAACGTGACCAAATGGTGTTTATGTCATTACCTCTGTGCATTTGGTCGATTTAAATGTCACACTTTCATCACAACTCACAGTAACCTTTATACAAAATTAGGAGTTGAAGAAATATTTGAAGTAAAATGATGATATAATTTTGAAGGTGTGGGACAGCCTCCCTCTGGGTCAGCAGCCTCAGAACAGGCCTTTCAGCATGTGTGATAATCTACTCTCTTATTACAACACAAATATCATTAAGCCGTCTTTGCTAAATTTACTAAATCCTTCTCTTCTTACGGTTTATTGTTTAATGTATgctttttaaaacttaaaactaaaGGTTGTCTGTCCTCTAATTCTTAAAATTTGTAATGTAGAGCCCTTCGactttgtgaaacatttatCATACCGTTGGCTCCATCTATAATCTGTAATATGCTTTAAATGATTTTGAGCAGCAGGTTCCAAAGTTTGGGTTCCAAACACAAGGTTTAGTTTAATGTGCTGGTCACAAATGGACGACACTGAACTGTTTTTGCTATAATTGTTGATAAGAGGAAGCTTAGCTTCCTCTTGTCTAACGGTAGCATAAACTCTCATTGACAGGCAGGCAGTGAAAATCAGGGCCCTTTTCAAACATCTTAACACACATTTCATAATGTCTGCATATTGCATCATTAAAAAGATTGACTTTTGTGACTTTTATCAGTACTTTACTATCAGCTATGCAAATTATACCGTTGGTTCAatttatcacaaacattcaaagtCAGCACGTTTGAAAACACGTTTTCATGGAAAAGAAAGATGCgggaaatatgaaaaataagtAGTAATTAAAGTTGACAGAGAAATGAAGTGGAAATACAATATCTGCCTCTGATATGAGGTGGAGTAGAAATACAAAGTTGTAcgaaatagaaatactcaagtaaagcacaAATACAAGCACAGTACTTGAGAAAATGTACTTTGCTGCATTCCATCACTTATTTCTACTTCACAACATGTGTGTCATACATTACGATTGACTACACTACATGTATTAAGTGTAAACttggctgaaaatgaaaacataagcaACCTTTTACAGATTGTGAATGCATGTATTGGCACAGTGGAGACAAGTCTTTGGCCCTGTAGTGAAAACATTGGCCTCCTGCTCCCTCTAGTGGCTGAAAAACGCGCAAACTTTCGTCACCAATTGGGGGGTAAAAGGGCAGATTAAATGATTCAGTGACTTCCGAGAGGACAAACGCGGCAGTGACTTACTGCAATAACGTGTTAAAATAGTTTCACAAGTAATCAATGCTCAACTTGTTTGGAAActtaaaagaaagtaaaagaaaatacaagctgttgttgttatgaTACAATTCAAGGTCTATGTGTTGGATGTTTTCTATGATTGAAACGATCTCATCATAAACACATCTGGATGAATTATAAGGATCTCTTCTCACTACATTTTAATAACCAAAAATAAGATTAGAGGACAAAACAGCCATTTGTGAGAACAAAATCACCCTCCGTTACAACTGTCATAAAAATAAGGGAGACCAAGACAATCAAGTCATTCCTCGCTTAGTCTAGTTTATCTGGCTCATCCCGAAGGACTGATAGGCCAAACGTCAGGGTGAAAGGAAAGATTAGGCCGCACCCAATCACCAAGAAACTGCTATGGAAACCTCAGGACTCACAAACCAGTGACTTTTGATCACCATTGGGACTTCTTCTGTTTAGGTCTCATTTAGTCTTTCTATGCGTCCGGCATGCGTCAGTTCCACCTGTTAAGTTGTTTATGCTACAACTTCTGCCCTCTGGAGATCAGGAGGTTTGCTTAAATCCTGACAAGCGGCACCATTCATCCATAAATACAATGAACGCTCGCGTTCTGGAGGAGCTCCAGGATGCTCCTCAACGCCACCGTCCCTCTGTCTGTGGATTTCGACACTCCAGAGGacttcctcatcttcatcttccacATCCTGTTTGCCACAAGCGCCGTGCTCGTCGCCGGCTCGGTGGTGATCGGGATCTCCTCCACCAGGTCTCTGCGAGGCCAGAACCGTTTCATATTCATGCTGAACACGAGTATCAGCGACACTCTGACCGGCTTCTCGGTCTACTATCTCGGCCTCTTCGACGTCCAAGAGGGGTATCCCTCGCGCAACGGGACGTACTACATTTTACCCTCATTTCTAGGAGTCAATGTATTAACTTTCCTCTTCGCTCAGTTTGACCGGTACTTCGCCGTGTGCCACCCGTTCTTTTACAACCGCTACATAACAAGGTCTTTTGTCATCGGGGTCTGTGCGTTTTGCTGGATTTACACATATACCATCCTCACAGTGCAGAACATGGTGCCTATCACAAAGGCGGCGCAAATAAACGCGTTCGGTGTAATGACTCTGCAGATTATAGTCCTCATTAAAGTGCTGATGACAGTTAAATTATACATCATAGCCAGGAATCATCTGGTGAGAGAGGCGCCAAGTGCTGAGAGAGACAACAAAAAGGAGTCACTGCGCATTATTGTGTTCGTGGTTATTTGCTTCTTGGCTCTGTGGTGCCCATCATTTGTCAATATAATAGTCAGACAGTTGACCAGGAAAGGTCTGAGGTTTAGGAATGAAGCCACTAACCTGTTCGCCATCATGGCACGCCTGAACGCGCTGGTCACGCCGGTGCTGTACGTGTGGGGGAGCCCGGCGCTGCGGGGGGCCGTGTGGAGGACAGTGTGGCGGAGGGTCTGCCCCTGGAGGAAGGCAAGGTGAGAGTGGGTTGGcgtgtttgaaaatgtcactgtaCAGGTGTTTTCTATGCTGtcaaatgttgttttcctcctatatgcatgtatgtatctatttatttacagtattttggGTCCAATTTCGTGTGTGACAATGAGAAATACAACGTAGTTGCTTTAGGCCtaactctctttttctcttcctgtctttttcagaATTGGCTTTAACATTGAtggactgaaaaacaaaatatagcaGGCAGTATCAGCATCATCGATCATAATGTTCAGATTACACGGAAAGAACTCGAACAAACCGTACTGGGCAGCTGGTGCGTGTGGGAAGGTGTGATATCAAAGGTGAAATATGGACTGTGTTTGAGATTAGCTGAGGGCAGCTGGCAGGGtgtaattgttgttgttgttgtttgtaccGCTGCCACATATTTCGAGGACGATCCACTTTGTAGCAGAGATGAGTAATCCTGACATTAAATTTGAAGCGATGCACTGGTTTGCACACCTGTCATACTTgtcaaaaacagaataaagtaaaataacctttttttccattaacaACTGCATATGTTGCTTATCTTGAACTTAAAATATGGATTGcgtattttcattttctggaaAAGTCTTCATCTGCTAACATTGCAGGTAACGGGAGCCTCTGACGCCCTGCCCATCCTACATCTTTTATTTGAAGCTGTGgatgacattttaattcagaTTTTTGTGCAGGAAGACTTGTGAAGTTAAGTTTAAGGTTAATGTGACTATTCTTGttgaagtaaaaagaaaaacaacaacagatgaatGACACGTTATAAATTGTAGACGTTTTATATGAAACCGCGTAAACATGTTTAAATTCCAGTTCAGTCGTagctctgatgatgatgatgatgatgatgatgatgatgatggtgatgatgatagtCGCAGTTTTCAGGACCTTGGCCAGTTCCGTATTTTCTCAAGGTGGATCATGATAGTTGTGGTGTTAGGAGACTGAAGTGTAACCATATAACATCATTTATCTCATTAGTGCtggaatgaaataaaagagatttatttcatttcatattttttttaaaaaagaaataaagaaaagaaaatccagatCTAATTGATCACACAGGGAATGAGCGATGGGACATTATCTATCATTAGTCTACGGGCTCATTATCTCCTCCCTTCCCCAAACATCATGAAAAATCTGATGTCTGCACGaccaaaaaacaataattttaaaacGTTAGTACTACATTGTGTTGCCTTTGACGGTCCAGACAGactatttaatatttatttttcacgCTAAAGTTCACTTTTATGCTGATCACaagtatttgtgtatttatgtgcacaggattaataataatgtaataatttatgAAACACGTTTTCTATAGGACTGATAAGAAGGGCAGGATCATTTGGAAGAGTTCACAGTAACAAAgagctcctctgtctgtctgtctgtctgtctgtctgtctgtctgtctgtctgagagcTCACACAAACTGTGACTCAGCCAAATTTGATGATGACTCAGGCCTCCTGTACAGATTTATTTTAGGCCATGAAATTCAAAAAGTAAAATCTTCAGTCTTCAAGGAACAAAATCTTCAGCAACCGTGTTGTTCAAACCAATAAAAAGTGCTGTGTGCAGATGGTATCTGGAAGTGAACACATTCTTTCATTCAGCTCCTCTGGGCGACAAAAGCCATCATCTTGTGGTGAGTCAAGACTTCTGCTGTTAATCAAGATGTCACACTGCAAATTTCAGACCAGATGGGACAAAAAAATCCAGTATAAAGTGTGAGGGATGGGAGAAGGTTAATTCATGTTTGATAATATTCATTGTGTGAGTACATACTATTTGTTATTGGCTATAGTGATGTGCTTATGTTCAATAAAGAAAGACACGCATCTGGTGCATTTGAATAATTGGAAACAAATTCTTGATGTCTAATGTCACCCTTAGATATTTCTATTCAACGCCGCATATGTCTCACTGACATCCTGGAAAGGCCATGGCAGTGATTTCCACAAACAGTGGCCCTTATAGCCGAGCATATCAGTCttaacacagtgacacagtaaCACAACAGTTAAGATCAGTCACCCACACTGTTACAATAAGAATAAGAATGATCTGTATTTTGAAAGACAACATTACATCATGGCTCGTGCGGAAAAAACCCTACAGGTCACATGGGTGGAGGTTTATCAGCCAGCTGTATAAAGGCATTAAATTTAAGCCACTGCGCATTACTGAAACAATGCTCCTCTCCAACACCACAGGCTCTCTGACAGGAGCAGTGCCCCTCTCGGTGGACTTCGACAGTCCTGTGGATTACTTCGTCTTTATTTTCCAGATTTTATTCGCTACAACTGCTGTCCTCATAGCTGCACCTGTAGGCATTGCCATTTTCTCCACCAGAGCGCTCCGCCTGCAAAACAGGTTTATTTTCATGCTGAACACCAGTATTTGTGACACGCTGGTTgggatttcagtgttttatctgGGCCTGTTTGACGTTCAGGAGGGATATCCGCCTAGAAATGACACTTATTATGTTTTGCCGTCACTTCTTGGGGTAAacataatgacatttttatttgcgCAATTTGACCGgtattttgctgtgtgtcatcCATTCATCTACGCGCGTTTAATCAGCCGGCAAGTGGTCATCTCTGCAAATGTCTACTGCTGGCTTCATGTCTACGCTCAGACGATCGTTTTGAAATTATTGCCACTTTCCAAATCAGTACAAGTGTATGTTTTCAGTATTGTCATCTTACAACTCATCGTGCTCACCAAAGTGGTCATGACTATTAAACTGTATGTTATTGCCAGGTACCAGGTCGAGAGAGACCCTCCCAGCGCcgagaaagacagcaagaaggAGTCATTAAGAatcatcatttttgttgtcataAGCTTCTTGGTGTTGTGGTGCCCCTCTTTTGTTAACATCGTCCTCAGATTCCTCACAGGAGGAGGGCTGACGTTTAGGAATGAGGCCACTAACCCCTTCGCCATCCTGGCTCGTCTGAGCGCTGTGTGCACCCCGGCGGTGTACCTGTGGGGGAGTCCGGCTCTGAGAGAGGCCACGGTGAGGACCGTGTGGGGCAGAGTGTGTCCCAGATGCAGGAGGAGGTAAGAGGTTAAATGGCCCTGTGCCGCAAGAAAGATGCGGCTTTCAGTTCTCTTGCGCAATAAGCATGGCCGCTTGTCTCTCAGGGTTGGCTCCTGTTCCGTGAAGGGGGATGGCAGACAGAGGCCTCTAAAGATCCACTGACTGTCAAATGGGCCCGTGTTGACCGAGGACGCCGTCACTCCGGACAGCAGCAAACCAGAAACAAATATTCAAGTGTAATTTAAACATGGAatgaataaatagataaatCGAACTAGATAACCAGAAGAATTAATTCTAGAGCTTTATAAGAGTATAAAATCTGTTGGAAATTGGGCAATAAGCTTTATCGATAATATTTAATCCTGTTGTTCTAATGGAGCTCAGAATCAATTCACTTTCTTTCCACATAAAgtaatgaatgttttgttgtttgtttgtttttaacgaGGATCAATAATAATTCAGATCAGTTGCTTGAAAGTACCACAGTACAGTAGTCTGCTACAAATAAAACTCctacagtgaaaatgttcttaaaaCTGTGTCATCAGGATAATGtgcttaaaaatattaaaagaaacaatTCATACGCAATGCAGTAAGATGTCCCCTGTGACTGTTACActattatacagtatatgataTCACCAGATTGTTGTGCCTTAATGTAAAATCTGGATTTGGCTGAGTAGagttggttgaggtggagctcatttCGAAATACTTTGTATACGAATGAAAAtaaggattattttcattatggattcatcagctgaatattttctcaattattctacagatttatttttttaagggtTCTGAAAATATCAGTGACTAAATTGGTCAGATAagtgtagtggagtaaaaagtacagcaTATCCTTCTGGGAGGTAGTGGAGTGAAAGCAGAAAGTGGCAGAAGCATAAAAACTCAAGTAAAGGAAAAATACCTCCAATTCGGTACTTGCACTTATTTGCTTTACACCAATGACTAAAGCAAACATCGAAACATTTGGTCAATTTAAATGTCACACTTTCATCACAACTCACAGTAGCCTTTATACAAAATTAGGAGTTGAAGAAATATTTGAAGTAAAATGATGATATAATTTTGAAGGTGTGGGACAGCCTCCCTCTGGGTCAGCAGCCTCAGAACAGGCCTTTCAGCATGTGTGATAATCTACTCTGTTATTACAACACAAGTATCATTAAGCCGTCTTTGCTAAATTTACTAAATCCTTTTCTTCTTACAGTTTATTGTTTAATGTATgctttttaaaacttaaaactaaaGGTTGTCTGTCCTCTAATTCTTAAAATGTGTAATGTAGAGCCCTTTGACTTTATGAAACATTTATCATACCGTTGGTTCAATGCGAGAAATATGAAAAGTAAGTGGTAATTAAAGCTGACAGACAAATGAAGTAGAAATACAATATCTGCCTCTGATATGAGGTGGAGTAGAAATACAAAGTTGTAcgaaatggaaatactcaagtaaagcacaAATACAAGCACAGTACTTAGAAAATGTACTTTGCTGCATTC harbors:
- the LOC124057833 gene encoding beta-2 adrenergic receptor-like, producing MLCCAMKTCNTKTHRSCRHVFSAPMSNSSQRLSFLLPLTSFGNVLILLFSIFLATAIIFLNVSVSLSILLNQALRSENRFMYMLSTCLSDICTGVSYYYVGVLDVKDAFDSPTRTFHIVPTFLGLSYMAILAAQADRYHAVVEPFKYSQRMTRNRTMMVIVLYWVYAFFMVGVHNMVTVGVAKKITSIGTFVGNIFMVIIMIGLNIRLFIIARFQLEREPPSEERDSKRASVHLILVVAAFFLGTWLPIFCYVMICNFTGSPCFTFKNEGTDPTRILPRINASLTPILYIRGCAALRATLLTKVWRGCCKRRRHPGRLAPKDTQFLRK
- the LOC124057822 gene encoding G-protein coupled receptor 15-like, which codes for MLLNATVPLSVDFDTPEDFLIFIFHILFATSAVLVAGSVVIGISSTRSLRGQNRFIFMLNTSISDTLTGFSVYYLGLFDVQEGYPSRNGTYYILPSFLGVNVLTFLFAQFDRYFAVCHPFFYNRYITRSFVIGVCAFCWIYTYTILTVQNMVPITKAAQINAFGVMTLQIIVLIKVLMTVKLYIIARNHLVREAPSAERDNKKESLRIIVFVVICFLALWCPSFVNIIVRQLTRKGLRFRNEATNLFAIMARLNALVTPVLYVWGSPALRGAVWRTVWRRVCPWRKARIGFNIDGLKNKI
- the LOC124057797 gene encoding uncharacterized protein LOC124057797 isoform X3; this encodes MLLSNTTGSLTGAVPLSVDFDSPVDYFVFIFQILFATTAVLIAAPVGIAIFSTRALRLQNRFLTGGGLTFRNEATNPFAILARLSAVCTPAVYLWGSPALREATVRTVWGRVCPRCRRRVGSCSVKGDGRQRPLKIH
- the LOC124057797 gene encoding uncharacterized protein LOC124057797 isoform X2 — encoded protein: MLLSNTTGSLTGAVPLSVDFDSPVDYFVFIFQILFATTAVLIAAPVGIAIFSTRALRLQNRYQVERDPPSAEKDSKKESLRIIIFVVISFLVLWCPSFVNIVLRFLTGGGLTFRNEATNPFAILARLSAVCTPAVYLWGSPALREATVRTVWGRVCPRCRRRVGSCSVKGDGRQRPLKIH
- the LOC124057797 gene encoding G-protein coupled receptor 183-like isoform X1, with protein sequence MLLSNTTGSLTGAVPLSVDFDSPVDYFVFIFQILFATTAVLIAAPVGIAIFSTRALRLQNRFIFMLNTSICDTLVGISVFYLGLFDVQEGYPPRNDTYYVLPSLLGVNIMTFLFAQFDRYFAVCHPFIYARLISRQVVISANVYCWLHVYAQTIVLKLLPLSKSVQVYVFSIVILQLIVLTKVVMTIKLYVIARYQVERDPPSAEKDSKKESLRIIIFVVISFLVLWCPSFVNIVLRFLTGGGLTFRNEATNPFAILARLSAVCTPAVYLWGSPALREATVRTVWGRVCPRCRRRVGSCSVKGDGRQRPLKIH